The proteins below are encoded in one region of Triticum urartu cultivar G1812 unplaced genomic scaffold, Tu2.1 TuUngrouped_contig_4983, whole genome shotgun sequence:
- the LOC125528602 gene encoding uncharacterized protein LOC125528602, whose amino-acid sequence MQFKNRWENLKTMYYQWKQLQIDASGLGWNAKLGTIDADTDWWNTHLIKNPEHAKYRNGGPPNLAEMDLMFDDRHVTGAESAIPGEIPLDKEDVSDDTDSAEDDDEVIKAKPKKQRKTKSCKDDFSAQDEKNPFVRMYKKASDAICVTAESIKEASRSSMARPPPPLVAPPPTPVGPSMNEAMEMVRECGVEEGTPLFFSSSMLFMKAEYREMFASVQTKEGRFDWLERAHDYAM is encoded by the exons ATGCAATTCAAGAATAGATGGGAAAATCTCAAAACTATGTATTATCAATGGAAACAACTGCAAATTGACGCATCTGGACTTGGATGGAATGCTAAGCTAGGAACCATTGATGCTGATACTGATTGGTGGAACACTCACCTAATA AAAAACCCGGAGCATGCAAAGTATAGGAATGGAGGACCACCCAACTTGGCTGAAATGGACCTCATGTTTGATGACCGTCATGTCACCGGTGCCGAGTCAGCTATCCCCGGTGAGATACCATTGGACAAGGAGGATGTTAGTGATGACACTGATAGTGCAGAGGATGATGATGAAGTCATCAAAGCAAAACCAAAGAAGCAGCGAAAGACCAAGTCCTGTAAAGATGATTTTTCTGCTCAAGATGAGAAGAACCCATTTGTTCGGATGTACAAGAAGGCTAGTGATGCGATATGTGTAACGGCTGAAAGTATAAAAGAAGCATCTAGGTCCAGCATGGCTCGTCCTCCCCCTCCTCTGGTTGCTCCTCCCCCTACTCCAGTTGGCCCTAGTATGAATGAGGCAATGGAGATGGTTCGTGAATGTGGAGTTGAGGAAGGAACTCCTCTCTTTTTCTCTTCGAGCATGCTATTTATGAAGGCTGAGTATAGAGAAATGTTTGCATCGGTTCAGACCAAGGAAGGAAGGTTTGATTGGCTCGAGAGAGCGCATGATTATGCTATGTAA